A genome region from Cognatishimia activa includes the following:
- a CDS encoding thioredoxin family protein, which yields MKRFLLGLVVVIWGGAVVAAEIGDDGLHKTPWMRDTFKDLREDLEEANAEGKRLMVMVEQRGCIYCTKMHEEVFPVPAIQDFITENFFVVQINMFGDVEVTDFDGTTLPEKDMVKRWGALFTPSIYFFPTEVPQDAVATQAAVAHMPGAFGRWTTLNMLTWVVEEGYLGDEPFQKYHARKFAEQKG from the coding sequence ATGAAACGTTTCCTGTTAGGTTTGGTGGTTGTGATCTGGGGTGGGGCGGTTGTTGCCGCAGAGATTGGCGACGACGGTCTGCACAAAACCCCGTGGATGCGCGACACATTCAAAGATTTGCGTGAAGACCTGGAAGAAGCAAATGCCGAAGGCAAGCGGCTTATGGTCATGGTCGAGCAGCGCGGCTGTATCTATTGCACCAAGATGCATGAAGAAGTGTTCCCTGTTCCCGCGATCCAGGATTTTATCACCGAGAACTTCTTTGTCGTGCAGATCAATATGTTCGGAGATGTCGAAGTTACTGACTTCGACGGCACAACTCTGCCAGAAAAAGACATGGTCAAACGGTGGGGCGCATTGTTTACGCCTAGTATTTACTTTTTCCCAACCGAAGTGCCTCAGGATGCCGTTGCCACGCAAGCGGCGGTCGCTCATATGCCAGGGGCTTTTGGGCGGTGGACGACGTTGAACATGCTAACCTGGGTCGTCGAAGAGGGGTATCTTGGCGACGAGCCGTTTCAAAAGTATCACGCCCGAAAGTTCGCGGAACAGAAGGGATAA
- a CDS encoding cytochrome c biogenesis CcdA family protein, translating to MFDVTLFGALVAGLLSFLSPCILPIVPFYLSYLAGVGMNQISADAEIPRSVRIRAVFSAICFALGVITIFVALGATATVFGELVRQYFDVLRWAAAAIILAMGLHFLGIFKIGILYRQFRADVGSTSNVGYLGSYVIGLAFAFGWTPCVGPVLAAILFTAAGQETASHGASLLFAYGIGMTAPFVLAALFVGPFMRWMSKFRKHLGTVEKITGVLLVVFGLLIATNSVNVIAEWMLRHIPWFATIG from the coding sequence ATGTTCGATGTCACGCTTTTTGGGGCATTGGTGGCAGGTTTGTTGTCTTTTTTGTCACCCTGCATCCTGCCAATCGTTCCGTTTTACCTAAGTTACCTTGCTGGCGTGGGAATGAACCAAATCTCAGCAGATGCCGAGATCCCCAGATCTGTGCGGATTCGCGCGGTTTTTTCAGCGATTTGTTTTGCGCTGGGCGTGATCACGATTTTTGTGGCTCTGGGCGCAACTGCGACAGTTTTTGGTGAGTTGGTTCGGCAATATTTTGATGTTTTGCGTTGGGCTGCTGCTGCGATCATCCTTGCAATGGGGCTCCACTTCCTCGGGATATTCAAGATTGGCATTCTTTACCGTCAGTTTCGGGCAGATGTCGGAAGTACCAGCAACGTGGGATACCTTGGTTCCTATGTCATAGGTTTGGCTTTCGCGTTTGGTTGGACGCCCTGTGTTGGTCCAGTTTTGGCAGCGATCTTGTTTACGGCTGCCGGTCAAGAAACAGCCTCGCATGGGGCCAGTTTGCTCTTTGCGTATGGGATCGGGATGACCGCGCCATTCGTGCTTGCGGCTTTGTTTGTCGGGCCATTCATGCGGTGGATGTCAAAGTTCCGAAAACATCTTGGGACTGTCGAGAAGATCACCGGGGTTTTGCTGGTCGTTTTTGGTCTTTTGATTGCGACGAATTCGGTGAACGTCATTGCCGAATGGATGCTGAGACATATTCCGTGGTTCGCCACGATTGGATAA
- a CDS encoding thioredoxin fold domain-containing protein: MKTFLASITALWMATTAFAEPYLLMAEEDGCYWCERWNQEISAIYPKTPEGHAAPLQRADIHALPESVSFARRVHFTPTFILIDNDKEIARIEGYPGEDFFWGLLGMMLEKAEIPYKNAG; the protein is encoded by the coding sequence GTGAAAACGTTCTTGGCATCAATCACCGCCCTTTGGATGGCGACTACGGCTTTTGCCGAACCTTATCTGCTGATGGCGGAAGAGGATGGGTGCTATTGGTGTGAGCGTTGGAACCAGGAAATCTCTGCGATTTATCCGAAGACACCGGAAGGACACGCGGCCCCTCTTCAGCGTGCTGACATACACGCTTTGCCTGAGAGCGTTTCGTTTGCGCGCCGTGTACACTTTACGCCAACGTTTATCCTGATCGACAACGACAAAGAAATCGCGCGGATCGAAGGCTATCCCGGAGAAGATTTTTTCTGGGGATTGCTGGGAATGATGCTCGAAAAAGCCGAAATACCCTACAAAAATGCTGGTTAA
- the tmk gene encoding dTMP kinase: MGNGAFITFEGIDGSGKSTQLKRLAEALKAAGHDVVVTREPGGSEGAEEIRSLVLEGATDRWSAETEILLFTAARRDHMERTILPALEAGKIVLCDRFADSTRMYQGLSRGDLRALVDQLHDLMIGREPDLTVLIDMDPATGLARAKGRQTAEERFEDFGQELQNKMRAGFLDLSREFADRYRIINGDQSMDDVAADVLKSVLDYLND; encoded by the coding sequence ATGGGCAACGGCGCATTCATCACCTTTGAGGGTATTGATGGGTCTGGGAAATCGACCCAACTCAAGCGTTTGGCCGAGGCGCTCAAGGCCGCTGGCCACGACGTGGTTGTCACGCGTGAACCGGGCGGATCAGAAGGAGCCGAAGAGATCCGCTCTCTTGTGCTTGAAGGCGCAACGGATCGCTGGTCGGCTGAAACCGAAATCCTCCTGTTCACAGCCGCCCGGCGCGACCACATGGAACGCACGATCCTGCCCGCACTTGAGGCCGGAAAAATCGTGCTCTGTGATCGATTTGCCGACAGCACACGCATGTATCAGGGCCTCTCGCGCGGCGACCTGCGCGCGCTTGTTGATCAACTCCACGACCTGATGATTGGGCGCGAGCCGGATCTGACCGTACTGATTGATATGGACCCTGCCACGGGGCTCGCACGCGCCAAGGGGCGGCAAACCGCGGAGGAGCGGTTCGAGGACTTCGGCCAAGAGCTGCAAAACAAAATGCGCGCGGGATTTCTGGATCTGTCCCGAGAATTTGCCGACCGCTACCGGATCATCAATGGTGATCAAAGCATGGATGACGTCGCCGCTGACGTGCTGAAATCTGTGTTAGACTATCTGAATGACTGA
- a CDS encoding MBL fold metallo-hydrolase — MTYMVDMTIIPEVQAFFDEATNTISYIVKDPTSPSAAIIDSVMDIDYAAGRITFDHADALIRQIEAQGLKLEWIIETHVHADHLSAAPYIQEKLGGKIGVGAQITVVQETFGKVFNEGTEFQRDGSQFDALFEDGDTYQIGNMQAVAMYTPGHTPACMVHVMGNAAFVGDTLFMPDGGSARADFPGGDAGTLYDSIQKVLSLPDEMRLFMCHDYGPNGRDIAWETTVADEKAHNIHVGGGKTRAQFVQFREERDAQLAMPKLIVPSLQVNMRAGEVPTDSDGNPMLKVPVNKL; from the coding sequence ATGACATACATGGTTGATATGACAATCATCCCCGAGGTCCAGGCCTTCTTCGATGAAGCGACCAACACAATTAGTTACATTGTGAAAGACCCTACAAGCCCCTCTGCTGCCATCATCGATAGTGTGATGGACATCGATTACGCCGCGGGTCGCATCACTTTTGACCACGCCGACGCGCTGATCCGGCAGATTGAAGCGCAAGGCCTCAAGCTGGAGTGGATTATCGAAACGCATGTCCATGCGGACCACCTAAGCGCGGCGCCTTACATTCAGGAAAAGCTTGGCGGCAAGATCGGCGTAGGTGCGCAGATCACCGTTGTGCAAGAAACTTTTGGCAAGGTTTTCAATGAAGGGACCGAATTCCAGCGGGATGGTTCGCAGTTCGATGCTTTGTTCGAAGACGGCGATACCTATCAGATCGGCAATATGCAGGCCGTCGCGATGTACACGCCCGGCCACACTCCGGCTTGTATGGTGCATGTGATGGGCAATGCGGCCTTTGTTGGCGACACGCTTTTCATGCCGGACGGTGGTTCAGCTCGGGCTGACTTCCCCGGCGGTGATGCGGGAACGCTCTATGATAGCATTCAGAAGGTGCTATCGCTGCCCGACGAGATGCGGCTCTTCATGTGTCATGACTACGGTCCCAATGGGCGCGACATCGCTTGGGAAACAACCGTGGCCGACGAAAAAGCACACAACATCCACGTCGGCGGCGGCAAAACTCGCGCGCAGTTTGTGCAGTTCCGCGAAGAGCGCGACGCGCAGCTGGCCATGCCCAAACTCATTGTGCCGTCGCTGCAGGTCAACATGCGCGCAGGTGAGGTGCCGACGGATTCCGACGGCAACCCGATGCTCAAAGTCCCAGTTAATAAGCTATAG
- a CDS encoding ArsR/SmtB family transcription factor, whose translation MTQQIETSTTRLPVFDKNMCASEMDRMAENAVNAANFLKALGHEGRLMILCHLVTGEKSVTELEELLSSRQSAVSQQLTRLRLEGFVTPRRDGKTIYYSLTDDRPKQIMEIVYDLFCRSE comes from the coding sequence ATGACACAGCAAATCGAAACGAGCACAACGCGCCTACCCGTGTTTGACAAGAACATGTGCGCGAGTGAAATGGATCGTATGGCCGAAAATGCGGTCAATGCAGCGAACTTCCTCAAGGCCCTTGGCCACGAAGGTCGCCTGATGATCCTGTGCCACCTCGTCACCGGCGAAAAGTCTGTCACAGAACTCGAAGAGCTGTTGTCCTCGCGGCAATCGGCGGTTTCCCAACAACTGACGCGACTGCGCCTGGAAGGTTTTGTCACCCCACGCCGGGACGGGAAGACCATCTACTACAGCTTGACAGATGATCGACCGAAGCAAATCATGGAGATCGTCTACGATCTGTTTTGTCGTAGCGAGTAG
- a CDS encoding TIGR01244 family sulfur transferase, with protein sequence MELTRMSDHFATTAQITVADLDAIKAQGFKAIICARPDGEGEGQPDFYEIAAAADEIGLTARYVPVDPTGATEADHAAFEKAMEGLSGSVLGYCRTGKRAGMLWQGLQVAN encoded by the coding sequence ATGGAACTCACCCGAATGTCCGACCACTTTGCCACAACGGCACAGATTACTGTCGCGGATCTGGATGCGATCAAGGCGCAGGGCTTTAAGGCCATCATTTGTGCCCGCCCTGACGGTGAAGGCGAAGGTCAACCAGACTTTTACGAAATTGCTGCTGCGGCCGATGAAATTGGCCTTACCGCGAGATACGTGCCTGTAGACCCCACCGGAGCCACTGAGGCTGACCATGCAGCTTTTGAAAAGGCAATGGAAGGATTGAGCGGGTCGGTGCTTGGCTATTGTCGCACCGGCAAGCGTGCCGGAATGCTTTGGCAGGGCCTTCAGGTAGCAAATTAA
- the soxY gene encoding thiosulfate oxidation carrier protein SoxY, with protein MKLTRRDLLALGTGSFAMASLSALPAFASLADDAIAALTSGAELGEGAISLTAPEIAENGNTVPIGVDAPGAVEVTLYADGNPTPNVATFKFGPLSASRSASTRIRLASTQNVIAVAKMEDGSFQMAKANVKVTIGGCGG; from the coding sequence ATGAAACTAACACGGCGAGACCTCCTCGCGCTTGGAACTGGCAGCTTTGCAATGGCGAGCCTGTCCGCTCTGCCAGCTTTTGCAAGCTTGGCGGACGATGCAATCGCGGCGTTGACGAGTGGCGCAGAACTGGGTGAGGGGGCTATTTCCCTGACCGCTCCGGAAATCGCAGAGAACGGCAACACTGTGCCAATCGGTGTCGATGCGCCAGGCGCGGTTGAGGTTACCTTGTATGCGGACGGCAACCCAACTCCGAACGTCGCAACGTTCAAGTTCGGACCGCTGAGTGCGTCTCGTAGCGCCTCCACGCGTATTCGTTTGGCGTCCACGCAAAACGTGATTGCTGTGGCGAAAATGGAAGACGGATCATTCCAGATGGCGAAGGCCAACGTGAAGGTCACAATCGGCGGCTGCGGCGGCTAA
- the soxX gene encoding sulfur oxidation c-type cytochrome SoxX translates to MNQAIGYGVGLIMCASVALAADVTPQKVAFSDGAVSDALTGSAGDAVNGRKVFANRKQGNCLACHMNADLDEQSFHGEVGPPLDGVADRWTAAELRGIVTNAKMMFDDTIMPAFYIDAGYTRPLEKFEGKSILTAQQVEDVVAYLLTLKEE, encoded by the coding sequence ATGAACCAAGCGATTGGATATGGCGTTGGCCTGATAATGTGCGCGTCTGTTGCGTTAGCGGCAGATGTCACCCCACAAAAAGTTGCCTTCTCTGATGGTGCGGTCTCGGATGCATTGACCGGTTCAGCAGGCGACGCGGTTAACGGCCGCAAGGTGTTCGCCAATAGAAAGCAAGGCAATTGCCTCGCCTGTCATATGAATGCCGATCTGGATGAACAAAGCTTCCACGGTGAGGTTGGGCCGCCTCTGGATGGCGTGGCTGATCGTTGGACCGCAGCAGAGCTGCGTGGGATCGTGACAAACGCGAAAATGATGTTCGATGATACCATCATGCCTGCGTTCTATATCGATGCCGGCTACACACGCCCGCTCGAGAAATTCGAGGGCAAAAGCATCCTGACAGCTCAGCAAGTTGAAGATGTCGTCGCGTATCTACTTACGCTGAAAGAAGAATGA
- a CDS encoding YeeE/YedE family protein has product MLEWFGEGNFAALVGLLGGIALGLAARIGRFCTLGAIEDFLYGDSTARLRMWAIAIGVAVIATHVAIGFQLFVPSDAAYLDRVWNPLGTIVGGLMFGYGMALSGNCGYGALARLGGGDLRAFVIILVMGLSAYFVMSGPLATTRVWLFPVETDATSPQGFSQLLETFGIKAAYSGVAIGLAILAGTLFFFKESLPAKSIFWGSVVGLAVASGWIGTTWIAENGFAVEPVETHTFAAPIGDTIFYFMTASGNELSFSVGSILGVLIGAAMGSYSKGHFRWEACEDPRELKRQILGASIMGPGAILAVGCSVGQGISAFSTLAFSAPVALLSIFIGCAFGLRQLIVGFSATSS; this is encoded by the coding sequence ATGCTTGAATGGTTTGGCGAAGGTAATTTTGCCGCATTGGTAGGACTGCTGGGTGGGATTGCCCTTGGTCTGGCCGCGCGCATCGGGCGGTTTTGCACGCTTGGCGCGATTGAAGACTTCCTTTATGGCGACAGCACTGCGCGCTTGCGAATGTGGGCGATTGCGATCGGCGTCGCTGTTATTGCCACCCATGTCGCCATTGGATTTCAGCTTTTTGTACCATCAGACGCGGCCTATCTCGACCGTGTTTGGAACCCATTGGGCACCATCGTTGGAGGACTGATGTTTGGGTACGGGATGGCTCTTAGCGGGAATTGCGGTTACGGCGCACTCGCCCGTTTAGGAGGCGGTGATCTGCGGGCGTTTGTAATCATCCTGGTTATGGGACTTTCGGCCTATTTCGTTATGTCTGGCCCCTTGGCAACAACGCGCGTTTGGCTCTTTCCCGTAGAAACTGATGCGACTTCGCCGCAGGGATTCTCGCAGTTACTTGAAACCTTTGGCATCAAAGCCGCCTACTCTGGCGTGGCAATCGGCTTGGCTATTCTCGCCGGAACACTCTTTTTCTTTAAAGAGTCTTTGCCCGCAAAATCTATATTCTGGGGATCGGTAGTTGGCCTTGCTGTCGCATCCGGTTGGATCGGCACCACGTGGATCGCTGAGAACGGATTTGCCGTCGAACCGGTCGAGACCCATACATTTGCGGCGCCTATTGGCGATACGATTTTTTATTTCATGACGGCTTCGGGCAATGAACTGTCGTTCAGCGTGGGCTCAATACTCGGTGTGCTCATTGGCGCAGCCATGGGTTCTTATTCCAAAGGCCATTTCCGTTGGGAAGCTTGCGAAGACCCTCGCGAGCTCAAGCGTCAAATACTGGGAGCCAGCATCATGGGCCCAGGCGCGATCCTGGCCGTCGGTTGCAGTGTCGGCCAAGGTATTTCAGCGTTTTCGACCCTCGCCTTTAGCGCGCCGGTCGCATTGCTCTCGATCTTCATCGGATGCGCATTTGGTTTGAGACAGCTGATCGTCGGTTTCTCGGCGACCTCCAGTTAA
- a CDS encoding SPOR domain-containing protein, producing the protein MNRQFTILSKTLAGVLALGLLAGCEDFQGFNLGGNAGADAPVETTSTTVVERDVEAPEVFYVSEAGLWDGRPSLGGVWVAHPDVTEPERVIIKNKANGKFVIGALFRRERAIPGPRVQLSSDAAAAISVLAGQPVEIEVTALRREEAPVVAETVDSVETAEAVTEETLDPIASASAAIDNAEASQPAAAPVVQSNLAKPFVQIGIFSVENNANNAAAQMRNAGMIPTVKAQTIKGKPFWRVIVGPATTRSELNSLIKRIRDNGFTDAYAVSN; encoded by the coding sequence ATGAACAGGCAGTTCACTATTCTTTCCAAAACCTTAGCGGGCGTTTTGGCGCTTGGCCTCTTGGCCGGTTGCGAGGATTTTCAGGGGTTTAACCTCGGCGGCAACGCGGGTGCGGATGCGCCGGTGGAAACCACGTCAACCACTGTTGTCGAGCGCGATGTCGAAGCGCCCGAGGTATTTTACGTCTCGGAAGCGGGTCTTTGGGACGGTCGACCCTCATTGGGTGGCGTCTGGGTTGCGCATCCGGATGTGACGGAACCCGAGCGGGTGATCATCAAAAACAAAGCAAATGGCAAGTTTGTCATCGGCGCTCTCTTCCGGCGCGAACGTGCGATCCCAGGGCCGCGCGTTCAACTCTCGTCTGACGCGGCGGCGGCGATTTCCGTCCTCGCAGGACAGCCGGTCGAAATCGAAGTAACCGCCCTGCGGCGCGAAGAAGCGCCTGTGGTTGCGGAAACCGTGGACAGCGTGGAAACGGCAGAGGCCGTGACCGAAGAGACGCTGGATCCCATCGCATCGGCGTCCGCGGCCATTGACAATGCCGAGGCCTCTCAACCCGCGGCGGCACCTGTGGTACAATCAAATCTCGCCAAGCCATTCGTTCAGATCGGCATTTTCAGCGTTGAAAACAACGCCAACAATGCTGCGGCTCAGATGCGCAATGCGGGCATGATCCCGACGGTCAAAGCGCAAACGATCAAGGGCAAACCCTTCTGGCGTGTCATCGTAGGGCCTGCGACCACGCGGTCCGAGCTGAATTCCCTGATCAAGCGCATCCGTGACAATGGCTTTACCGACGCCTATGCGGTGTCCAACTAA
- a CDS encoding Crp/Fnr family transcriptional regulator produces MSIGDWTESFVGTRNLPRNVRDKLLREARVVKFAKGTEVFGPENIPDSLMFLYSGCIRVSQSSESGREIVLYRVEAGESCVLTTACMLSEEAYNAEGVAETEVVAITLPKPSFDRLASEEDSFRAFVFQAYSRRLIDLLRVVDDVAFGRMDVRLAQRLLDLAGEDLQLKVTHQTLAGELGTAREVVSRILNDFQKRNLIGQTRGHISILNKNELQRLAESV; encoded by the coding sequence ATGTCGATTGGAGATTGGACAGAAAGCTTTGTCGGGACGCGAAACTTGCCGCGCAATGTGCGTGACAAGCTTCTGCGTGAGGCCCGCGTGGTCAAGTTTGCAAAGGGCACCGAGGTGTTCGGTCCAGAAAATATTCCCGACAGTCTCATGTTTCTATACTCTGGGTGCATACGCGTCTCCCAATCCTCCGAGAGTGGTCGCGAGATCGTTCTTTATAGGGTTGAGGCCGGCGAAAGCTGCGTGCTGACGACAGCCTGCATGCTCTCGGAAGAGGCTTACAATGCTGAAGGCGTCGCGGAGACTGAGGTCGTTGCGATCACTTTACCAAAACCCTCGTTCGACAGGCTTGCGTCGGAAGAAGACAGCTTTCGCGCCTTTGTTTTTCAGGCCTATTCGAGACGTTTGATAGATTTACTGCGTGTTGTTGATGACGTGGCCTTTGGACGAATGGACGTGCGTCTTGCGCAAAGGCTTCTGGATCTGGCAGGCGAAGACCTACAGCTGAAAGTCACCCATCAAACCTTGGCCGGTGAATTGGGTACTGCGCGTGAGGTCGTTTCGCGAATCTTGAATGATTTCCAGAAACGAAACCTGATCGGGCAGACACGTGGTCACATTTCGATTTTAAATAAGAACGAACTCCAACGCTTGGCAGAAAGCGTCTAG
- a CDS encoding D-alanyl-D-alanine carboxypeptidase family protein: protein MFSSAKRLLASVLCAALLAAPVSAFENRAKAGFVIDHTTGTILFSKRADEALPPASMSKLMTLYMAFEAVRDGRLNMEEKLPVSQHAMNYGGSTMFLDTTDRVKVVDLIRGIIVLSGNDACAVIAETLSPDGTEAGFARQMTLRARQMGMTSSTFANSNGWPAPGHRMSMRDLALLANRLITDFPEFYPMFSETKFEFDGRAPQNVNNRNPLLRLGVGADGLKTGHTQEAGYGLVGSAKQGPRRVIFAVSGMTSAKERAEVSEQIVNWAFRQFSTKTILRAGKRVADADVWMGDAPRVGLVATDDIDILVPVSAGDEIAAEVVYNGPLQAPIEAGQEIAELVIQAGDLPEVRVPLVAESSVTAGGFSVRMRTATAVLMKNFGLGS from the coding sequence ATGTTTTCATCTGCCAAACGCTTATTGGCTTCTGTTCTTTGTGCGGCGCTGTTGGCGGCACCTGTGTCTGCATTTGAAAACCGCGCCAAGGCGGGGTTTGTGATTGACCACACCACGGGCACGATCCTGTTTTCCAAGCGCGCGGATGAGGCTTTGCCGCCTGCGTCCATGTCCAAGCTTATGACGCTCTATATGGCCTTTGAGGCCGTGCGCGACGGGCGGCTAAATATGGAAGAGAAACTGCCGGTGTCGCAGCACGCGATGAACTATGGCGGTTCAACCATGTTTCTGGACACGACGGACCGAGTGAAGGTCGTGGATTTGATCCGTGGCATTATTGTTTTGTCCGGCAATGACGCCTGTGCGGTGATTGCCGAGACGCTATCGCCAGACGGAACAGAGGCAGGCTTTGCCCGTCAGATGACCCTGCGCGCGCGCCAAATGGGTATGACTAGCTCGACCTTCGCGAACTCCAACGGTTGGCCCGCGCCCGGGCATCGCATGTCGATGCGAGATCTGGCCTTGCTCGCGAACCGCCTCATTACAGATTTTCCCGAGTTCTATCCGATGTTCTCGGAAACCAAGTTCGAATTCGACGGGCGCGCGCCTCAGAATGTGAACAACCGCAATCCCTTGTTGCGCCTTGGTGTCGGCGCGGATGGTCTTAAAACCGGCCATACTCAGGAAGCGGGCTATGGCCTTGTGGGGTCGGCCAAACAGGGGCCACGTCGTGTGATCTTTGCGGTCTCTGGCATGACAAGCGCCAAGGAACGTGCTGAAGTTTCAGAACAAATCGTCAATTGGGCGTTTCGTCAGTTCAGCACGAAAACCATCCTGCGCGCGGGCAAACGCGTGGCCGACGCTGATGTCTGGATGGGAGATGCGCCGCGTGTCGGTCTTGTGGCCACAGATGACATCGACATCCTTGTTCCGGTTTCAGCAGGCGATGAGATCGCGGCCGAAGTGGTCTATAACGGCCCTCTACAAGCCCCGATTGAGGCCGGCCAAGAGATCGCCGAACTCGTGATCCAAGCAGGTGATCTGCCAGAGGTCCGCGTGCCGCTGGTTGCGGAAAGCTCTGTTACCGCGGGCGGGTTTTCGGTACGGATGCGCACGGCGACTGCGGTTCTGATGAAGAACTTCGGGCTTGGGTCCTAA
- a CDS encoding SulP family inorganic anion transporter — MPVLSWGRRYGRKELSADLIAAVIVTIMLIPQSLAYALLAGLPPEAGLYASIAPIILYALFGTSKALAVGPVAVVSLLTASAVGQVAEQGTAGYAIAALTLAFLSGGFLLVMGVLRLGFLANFLSHPVIAGFITASGILIATSQFKHILGVSGHGHTLPEMLLSLATHLGDINWITLGLGGLSVAFLFWVRKHFKPFLLMLGASEKLADVLTKAGPVFAVIATTVAVWAFELQTQGVKIVGEVPQSLPPLTMPGFAPELLGALLMPAILISVIGFVESVSVAQTLAAKKRQRIDPDQELIGLGAANMGAAFTGGYPVTGGFARSVVNFDAGAETPAAGIYTAIGLAIAALALTPLVYYLPNATLAATIIVAVLSLVDVSILKTTWSYARADFSAVAATILLTLGFGVEFGVAAGVIISVLLHLYKTSRPHVAEVGRVPGTEHFRNILRHDVQTHPSLLTLRVDESLYFANARFLEDLVQNRVSERTDIKHVVLMFSAVNEVDYSAFESLEAINFRLGEIGVRLHFSEVKGPVMDRLKRGHLLEQLNGKVFLSQNDAFRELAYE; from the coding sequence ATGCCAGTCCTGTCCTGGGGGCGTCGTTACGGTCGTAAGGAACTGTCTGCAGATCTTATTGCGGCGGTCATTGTCACGATCATGCTGATACCCCAGTCGCTGGCCTATGCACTTTTGGCAGGGCTTCCGCCAGAAGCAGGGCTTTATGCCTCCATCGCGCCGATAATCCTTTATGCCCTGTTTGGCACCAGCAAAGCACTGGCGGTTGGCCCTGTCGCCGTTGTCTCGCTGCTAACGGCATCCGCGGTGGGGCAGGTGGCCGAACAGGGCACAGCAGGCTATGCCATCGCCGCACTGACTTTGGCCTTTCTGTCGGGTGGATTCTTGCTGGTGATGGGTGTCCTTCGACTGGGATTTCTAGCGAACTTTCTGAGCCATCCCGTTATCGCAGGCTTCATCACAGCCTCAGGCATCCTGATTGCCACAAGTCAGTTCAAGCACATTCTAGGAGTTAGTGGCCACGGTCATACTCTGCCGGAAATGCTGCTGTCGCTCGCCACGCATTTGGGAGACATCAACTGGATCACATTGGGGCTCGGCGGGCTGTCGGTCGCGTTTCTGTTTTGGGTGCGCAAGCATTTTAAACCCTTTCTCCTGATGCTTGGCGCGTCTGAGAAGCTCGCCGATGTGCTGACAAAGGCCGGGCCTGTCTTTGCCGTCATCGCCACGACCGTGGCAGTCTGGGCCTTTGAGCTGCAGACCCAAGGCGTAAAGATCGTGGGCGAGGTTCCACAGAGCCTACCGCCGCTTACCATGCCTGGGTTCGCTCCGGAATTGTTGGGCGCGTTGCTTATGCCAGCGATCCTGATTTCGGTCATCGGCTTCGTGGAATCTGTTTCTGTTGCTCAAACACTGGCGGCCAAGAAGCGGCAGCGCATCGATCCGGACCAGGAATTGATCGGGCTTGGCGCCGCGAACATGGGGGCGGCCTTTACCGGTGGCTACCCTGTCACTGGCGGGTTTGCCCGGTCTGTTGTGAACTTTGATGCGGGTGCCGAGACACCAGCAGCCGGGATCTACACAGCCATCGGTCTTGCCATCGCCGCGCTGGCTCTCACGCCGCTGGTCTATTACCTACCAAACGCGACGCTGGCAGCGACGATCATTGTTGCCGTTCTAAGCCTTGTTGACGTGTCGATTTTGAAAACGACCTGGTCCTATGCGCGCGCGGATTTTTCGGCTGTCGCGGCGACTATTCTGTTAACCCTCGGTTTTGGGGTAGAGTTTGGGGTGGCCGCAGGTGTTATCATCTCTGTTCTGCTGCATCTTTACAAAACGTCACGCCCGCATGTGGCAGAGGTCGGCCGTGTCCCCGGCACCGAGCATTTCAGAAACATTCTGCGTCATGATGTTCAGACGCATCCAAGTTTGTTGACGTTGCGTGTTGACGAAAGCCTGTACTTTGCGAATGCGCGCTTTCTGGAAGATCTTGTGCAGAACCGTGTATCTGAGAGGACAGACATCAAGCACGTTGTGCTTATGTTTTCCGCTGTAAATGAGGTGGACTATTCGGCGTTTGAAAGCCTCGAAGCGATAAACTTCAGACTAGGCGAGATTGGGGTCAGGTTGCACTTCTCAGAAGTTAAAGGACCTGTGATGGACCGGTTGAAACGCGGTCACCTCCTTGAGCAGCTGAACGGGAAGGTGTTCCTGTCACAGAATGATGCGTTTCGGGAATTGGCCTACGAATGA